Proteins encoded together in one Kutzneria kofuensis window:
- a CDS encoding NAD-dependent epimerase/dehydratase family protein yields the protein MRVLVTGAFGNIGSSAVAQLRRQGHEVRCFDVPSKANLRRARGATNVVWADIRDADAVQRAVRDQDVVVHLAGLIPPQVAEDPQTARDVNVGGTGNVLDAVARHNSRILFASTLDVYGPTQHLDPPRRVDDPVARTDEYSGHKIRCEELVRQSPRPWAIYRFADVPPDEARRPHPIMFAIPLDNRIELVHRDDAGLAVANGVAADIWGGTWLIGGGPSCQVRYRDMLGRALDAFGLGALPDSAFSTEPYCTDWLDTEESQRVLRFQRHSFDEIMAYVVECSRPALAARLVLPLVRPLARRRILKLSPHF from the coding sequence ATGCGGGTGCTGGTCACAGGGGCGTTCGGCAACATCGGGTCGAGCGCGGTGGCGCAGCTGCGCCGTCAGGGGCATGAGGTGCGCTGCTTCGACGTGCCGAGCAAGGCCAACCTCCGGCGGGCGCGCGGCGCGACCAACGTGGTGTGGGCCGACATCCGCGACGCCGACGCGGTGCAGCGGGCCGTCCGCGACCAGGACGTGGTGGTGCACCTGGCCGGCCTGATCCCACCGCAGGTCGCCGAGGACCCTCAGACCGCCCGTGACGTCAACGTCGGCGGCACGGGGAACGTGCTGGACGCGGTGGCACGCCACAACTCCCGCATCCTGTTCGCGTCCACCTTGGACGTCTACGGACCCACCCAGCACCTCGACCCGCCGCGCCGGGTGGACGATCCGGTGGCGCGGACCGACGAGTACTCCGGGCACAAGATCCGCTGCGAGGAGCTGGTCCGGCAGTCGCCGCGGCCGTGGGCGATCTACCGCTTCGCCGACGTGCCGCCCGACGAGGCCCGCCGGCCGCACCCGATCATGTTCGCCATCCCGCTGGACAACCGGATCGAGCTGGTGCACCGGGACGACGCCGGGCTGGCCGTCGCCAACGGTGTCGCCGCCGACATCTGGGGCGGCACCTGGCTGATCGGGGGCGGCCCCAGCTGTCAGGTCCGCTACCGGGACATGCTCGGCCGGGCGCTGGACGCGTTCGGGCTCGGCGCGCTGCCCGACTCCGCGTTCAGCACCGAGCCGTACTGCACCGACTGGCTGGACACCGAGGAGAGCCAACGGGTTCTACGGTTCCAGCGGCACAGCTTCGACGAGATCATGGCGTACGTCGTCGAGTGCTCCCGGCCCGCGCTGGCGGCCCGGCTCGTTCTGCCACTGGTCCGTCCGCTCGCCCGGCGGCGGATCCTCAAGCTCTCACCACACTTCTAG
- a CDS encoding ABC transporter ATP-binding protein has translation MTDLVIRLDGVSRVFPADPPVHALVDVQLTVRRGEYVSIVGASGSGKSTLLNTLGLLDRPTSGSYQLDGVETSGLRDRERTALRGSRIGFVFQSFHLLAYRSAADNVAMAELYGKADRKHRLERAEQALERVGLAHRKGFRPDRLSGGERQRVAIARALLGRPALLLCDEPTGNLDRANTLGVLDLFDELAAQGVTLVVITHDEQVSSRAQRRVRIEDGRLCD, from the coding sequence GTGACCGACCTGGTCATCCGGCTGGACGGCGTGAGCCGCGTGTTCCCGGCCGACCCGCCGGTGCACGCGCTCGTGGACGTCCAGCTGACCGTGCGGCGCGGCGAGTACGTGTCGATCGTCGGCGCGTCCGGCTCCGGCAAGTCGACCCTGCTGAACACGTTGGGGCTGCTGGACCGGCCGACCTCCGGCAGCTATCAGCTCGACGGCGTCGAGACGTCAGGGCTCCGCGACCGTGAGCGGACGGCCCTGCGTGGCAGCCGGATCGGCTTCGTCTTCCAGTCGTTCCACCTGCTCGCCTACCGCAGCGCGGCCGACAACGTGGCCATGGCCGAGTTGTACGGGAAGGCGGATCGCAAACACCGGCTGGAGCGAGCCGAGCAGGCGCTGGAACGGGTGGGGCTGGCGCACCGCAAGGGTTTCCGGCCGGATCGGCTCTCCGGCGGCGAGCGCCAGCGGGTCGCGATCGCCCGGGCGCTGTTGGGCCGGCCGGCGCTGCTGCTGTGCGACGAACCGACCGGAAACCTCGACCGCGCCAACACTCTCGGCGTGCTGGACCTGTTCGACGAGCTGGCGGCGCAGGGCGTCACGCTGGTCGTGATCACCCACGACGAGCAGGTCAGCAGCCGCGCGCAGCGGCGGGTGCGGATCGAGGACGGCCGGCTGTGCGACTGA
- a CDS encoding alpha/beta hydrolase family protein produces MHSAKTEFVGSQGEPLAARLELPEGTPRAYALFAHCFTCSKDVLAASRICKALTGFDIAVLRFDFTGLGGSGGDFGNTDFSSNISDLVLAADHLRSTHAAPTLLIGHSLGGAAVLAARRRIPEVRAVATIGAPADPEHVLHLLGDRRDDIERDGEADVVLGGRKFRVRASFLADVAAQPQAECIATLGAALLVMHSPVDEVVGVDHARRIFDTARHPKSFIAIDGADHLLTRSADATFVASVLAAWAPRYAFSPAESRPTG; encoded by the coding sequence ATGCACAGTGCGAAGACCGAGTTCGTCGGGTCGCAGGGCGAGCCCCTGGCCGCCCGGCTGGAGCTGCCCGAGGGCACGCCCCGCGCCTACGCGCTGTTCGCGCACTGCTTCACGTGCAGCAAGGACGTGCTGGCCGCGTCCCGGATCTGCAAGGCGCTGACCGGGTTCGACATCGCCGTGCTGCGCTTCGACTTCACCGGCCTCGGTGGCTCCGGCGGCGACTTCGGCAACACCGACTTCTCGTCCAACATCTCCGATCTCGTGCTGGCGGCGGACCATCTCCGGTCCACACACGCGGCGCCGACCCTGCTGATCGGGCATTCCCTGGGCGGCGCGGCGGTTCTGGCCGCGCGTCGGCGGATTCCGGAGGTCCGCGCCGTCGCGACGATCGGCGCGCCGGCCGACCCGGAGCACGTGCTGCACCTGCTCGGCGACCGGCGGGACGACATCGAGCGCGACGGCGAGGCGGACGTGGTGCTCGGCGGGCGGAAGTTCCGCGTGCGGGCCAGTTTCCTGGCCGACGTCGCCGCGCAGCCGCAGGCCGAGTGCATCGCGACGCTCGGGGCCGCGCTGCTGGTCATGCACTCGCCGGTGGACGAGGTGGTCGGTGTCGACCACGCCCGGCGGATCTTCGACACCGCGCGGCACCCCAAGTCGTTCATCGCCATCGACGGCGCCGACCACCTGCTGACCCGGTCGGCCGACGCCACCTTCGTCGCCTCGGTGCTGGCGGCGTGGGCGCCCCGGTACGCGTTCAGTCCTGCGGAAAGTCGGCCGACCGGCTGA
- a CDS encoding CGNR zinc finger domain-containing protein has protein sequence MVHRFPCDHPALDFVGTLRGRRNDDPLEMLDGPASLDAWFRESKLIDAGPRSAPADLVDAVALREAIYALVAARLFGEEQRAADVSLVNEFARSAPAAPQLTPAGRHVEATPAQALATVARAAVDLLGGPDAHLLKECQRPECNQVFIDRSRGFRREWCSMTTCGNKVKGATYRARQRGNLAPAT, from the coding sequence ATGGTTCACCGCTTCCCGTGCGACCACCCGGCGCTCGACTTCGTCGGCACCCTGCGCGGCCGCCGCAACGACGACCCGCTGGAGATGCTCGACGGGCCCGCGTCCCTTGACGCCTGGTTTCGTGAGTCGAAGCTCATCGACGCCGGTCCACGCAGCGCACCCGCCGACCTGGTCGACGCCGTCGCGCTCCGGGAGGCGATATATGCCCTGGTAGCGGCCCGGTTGTTCGGGGAGGAGCAGCGTGCCGCGGACGTGTCACTGGTCAACGAGTTCGCGCGGTCCGCGCCCGCGGCCCCACAGCTCACGCCGGCCGGCCGACACGTCGAGGCCACGCCCGCGCAAGCGCTTGCCACCGTCGCGCGGGCCGCCGTCGACCTGCTCGGCGGGCCCGACGCGCACCTGCTCAAGGAGTGTCAGCGGCCGGAGTGCAACCAGGTCTTCATCGACCGCTCCCGCGGTTTCCGGCGGGAATGGTGCTCGATGACCACGTGCGGAAACAAGGTGAAAGGCGCCACTTATCGCGCCCGCCAGCGCGGAAATCTAGCGCCCGCGACCTGA
- a CDS encoding MFS transporter, with translation MTHATQPPRLAGRREWTGLAVLVLPLLLVSMDMTVLYFAIPAISAALAPSGTEQLWIIDMYGFVLAGLLITMGNIGDRIGRRTLLLIGSTVFGLASVAAAFATDPTTLITARAIQGIGGATLMPSTLALVRSMFHDDKQRRSAIAVWSTGLSVGAALGPIVSGVLLQFFPWGSVFLINAPVMVLLLILVPALVPEYRLPRGQAGRFDLASGLLSLAGVLAIIWGLKETAVNGFSALPAAALAAGLALGYVFVRRQKTLSHPMIDPQLFRNRDFGASMTVSVACSFCLIGFGVFTTQYLMEVLRMSTLEAALWTMASPVVVTLVVPFVTIIARTVRPAYIIAAGFLVAAVGFVVMTQLEVARSMVTVMGGAIGIGLGIAIVLTCITDLVVAAAPAERAGAASALLETGQELGGALGIAILGSIGAAVYAVTFDAHTPHDVPAAAVQASRQTLATASTVAHGLPRAQADSLLAVAREAFTSSLHYSAIAGGVVAVGAAVFTIALLRRIKPTPPTPKDNNKTEETKVLEGAVA, from the coding sequence ATGACACACGCCACGCAACCACCCCGCCTCGCCGGCCGACGCGAATGGACCGGCCTGGCCGTCCTCGTCCTGCCACTGCTGCTGGTCTCCATGGACATGACCGTCCTGTACTTCGCCATCCCCGCCATCTCCGCCGCCCTGGCCCCCTCCGGCACCGAACAGCTGTGGATCATCGACATGTACGGCTTCGTCCTGGCCGGCCTGCTGATCACCATGGGCAACATCGGCGACCGCATCGGCCGCCGCACCCTGCTGCTGATCGGCTCCACCGTGTTCGGCCTGGCCTCGGTCGCCGCCGCCTTCGCCACCGACCCCACCACCCTGATCACCGCCCGCGCCATCCAGGGCATCGGCGGCGCCACCCTGATGCCCTCCACCCTGGCCCTGGTGCGCAGCATGTTCCACGACGACAAGCAGCGCCGCTCCGCCATCGCCGTGTGGTCCACCGGCCTGTCCGTCGGCGCCGCCCTGGGCCCGATCGTGTCCGGGGTGCTGCTGCAGTTCTTCCCCTGGGGCTCGGTCTTCCTGATCAACGCCCCCGTCATGGTCCTGCTGCTGATCCTGGTCCCCGCCCTCGTGCCCGAGTACCGCCTGCCCCGCGGCCAAGCCGGCCGCTTCGACCTCGCCTCCGGCCTGCTGTCACTGGCCGGGGTGCTGGCGATCATCTGGGGCCTGAAGGAAACCGCGGTCAACGGGTTCTCCGCCCTGCCCGCGGCGGCGCTGGCGGCCGGCCTGGCCCTGGGCTACGTCTTCGTCCGCCGCCAGAAGACCCTGTCGCACCCGATGATCGACCCGCAACTGTTCCGCAACCGCGACTTCGGCGCCTCCATGACCGTGTCCGTCGCCTGCTCGTTCTGCCTGATCGGGTTCGGCGTGTTCACCACCCAGTACCTGATGGAAGTGCTGCGGATGAGCACGCTGGAGGCCGCGCTGTGGACGATGGCCTCCCCGGTGGTGGTGACCCTGGTGGTGCCGTTCGTGACGATCATCGCCCGCACCGTCCGCCCGGCCTACATCATCGCCGCCGGCTTCCTCGTCGCCGCCGTGGGTTTCGTGGTGATGACGCAGTTGGAGGTGGCCCGCAGCATGGTCACGGTGATGGGCGGGGCGATCGGGATCGGCCTGGGCATCGCGATCGTGCTGACCTGCATCACCGACCTGGTCGTGGCGGCCGCGCCGGCCGAGCGGGCCGGCGCCGCCTCGGCGTTGCTGGAGACCGGTCAGGAGTTGGGCGGGGCGTTGGGGATCGCGATCCTGGGCTCGATCGGGGCGGCGGTGTATGCCGTGACCTTCGACGCCCACACCCCGCACGACGTGCCGGCCGCCGCCGTGCAGGCCTCCCGGCAGACCCTGGCCACCGCCTCGACGGTCGCTCATGGCCTGCCGCGGGCCCAGGCCGACTCGCTGCTGGCGGTGGCCCGTGAGGCGTTCACCAGCTCGCTGCACTACTCGGCGATCGCCGGTGGGGTCGTGGCGGTGGGCGCGGCGGTGTTCACGATCGCGTTGCTGCGGCGGATCAAGCCGACCCCGCCCACCCCCAAGGACAACAACAAGACGGAAGAGACCAAGGTTCTCGAAGGCGCCGTCGCCTGA
- a CDS encoding TetR family transcriptional regulator produces MARDAHATRQRLLEAATAEFAEHGIAGARVDRVAAAAGCNKALIYSYFGNKDQLFEAVFARNIAEFYELVPFDATDLPGYAGRLFDHYEAHPVTLRLSTWYRLERAEGAMPAVSAVNDVRLERLRQAQADGVVSTHFDPVQLLVLLQAVPAAWATTNPELAGASTREFRRRTVVEAIEKLLA; encoded by the coding sequence ATGGCCAGGGACGCGCACGCCACGAGACAGCGGCTGCTGGAGGCGGCGACCGCCGAGTTCGCCGAGCACGGCATCGCCGGCGCCCGGGTGGACCGGGTCGCCGCCGCCGCGGGCTGCAACAAGGCGCTGATCTACTCGTACTTCGGGAACAAGGACCAGCTGTTCGAGGCGGTGTTCGCACGGAACATCGCCGAGTTCTACGAGCTGGTGCCGTTCGACGCCACCGACCTGCCCGGCTATGCCGGGCGGCTGTTCGACCACTACGAGGCGCATCCCGTGACGCTGCGGCTGTCCACCTGGTACCGGCTGGAGCGCGCCGAGGGGGCCATGCCCGCCGTGTCGGCGGTCAACGACGTGCGGCTGGAACGTCTTCGTCAGGCCCAGGCCGACGGTGTGGTGTCGACCCACTTCGATCCCGTGCAGCTCTTGGTGTTGTTGCAGGCCGTGCCCGCCGCGTGGGCGACGACGAACCCGGAGCTGGCCGGCGCCTCCACCCGCGAGTTCCGCCGCCGGACCGTCGTCGAGGCCATCGAGAAGTTGTTGGCATAG
- a CDS encoding oxidoreductase: MRTWLITGSSRGLGRQLAEAALAAGDNVVATARKPEQLDDLVGEYGDKVAPFALDVTDAEAAKAAVRFAVDRFGGLDVVANNAGYASSAPIEHMSERDFRDQFEANFFGVVNVTRAALPVLRQQRGGHILQFSSVGGRVGGSPGMGAYQSAKFAVEGFSEVLNNEVKPFGVKVTIIEPGPFRTDWASFSTDEAIDPDYDGTVGEMDRFRARTAATWPGDPARAAKVIVDVVDADEPPLRLLLGAVAVDQVRKSQESRAAEVEKWAEVSRSADFPQD; the protein is encoded by the coding sequence ATGAGGACTTGGCTCATCACCGGCAGCTCCCGCGGCCTCGGCCGGCAGCTGGCGGAGGCGGCGCTGGCCGCGGGCGACAACGTGGTGGCGACCGCGCGCAAGCCCGAGCAGCTGGACGACCTGGTCGGCGAGTACGGCGACAAGGTGGCCCCCTTCGCCCTGGACGTCACCGACGCCGAGGCGGCCAAGGCGGCCGTGCGGTTCGCGGTGGACCGCTTCGGCGGCCTCGACGTCGTCGCCAACAACGCCGGCTACGCCTCCAGCGCGCCCATCGAACACATGTCGGAGCGGGACTTCCGCGACCAGTTCGAGGCGAACTTCTTCGGCGTGGTCAACGTGACCCGCGCCGCCCTGCCGGTGCTGCGCCAGCAGCGCGGCGGCCACATCCTGCAGTTCTCCTCGGTCGGCGGCCGGGTCGGCGGCTCGCCCGGCATGGGCGCCTACCAGTCGGCGAAGTTCGCCGTGGAAGGCTTCTCCGAGGTGTTGAACAACGAGGTCAAGCCGTTCGGCGTGAAGGTGACGATCATCGAGCCCGGCCCGTTCCGCACCGACTGGGCGTCCTTCTCCACCGACGAGGCGATCGACCCCGACTACGACGGCACCGTCGGTGAGATGGACCGCTTCCGCGCCAGGACCGCCGCGACCTGGCCCGGCGACCCGGCCCGCGCCGCCAAGGTGATCGTCGACGTGGTCGACGCCGACGAGCCGCCGCTGCGCCTGCTGCTCGGCGCGGTTGCCGTCGACCAGGTGCGCAAGTCGCAGGAGTCCCGTGCCGCCGAGGTGGAGAAGTGGGCCGAGGTCAGCCGGTCGGCCGACTTTCCGCAGGACTGA
- a CDS encoding alpha/beta hydrolase: MTPEMERAHATLRELVDARSVGTVEAQRQAYVEWAGQFPVPAETVVEPWEFGVWVRTPESEPDRVVLYLHGGAYRLGSPGTHRALMAGVASAARAEVAFADYPLAPEHPFPAAVDFARDAYVSLLDRFAANRIAIAGESAGGGLAVALLLRLRDEGLPLPAAAAVNSPWVDLECTGESMATRASRDPMLSRAGLLAAATEYLAGKASPLHPYASPIYGDLTGLPPLLVQVGTEEILHDDAVALAARAGARLIVVQDAPHVWHYFTSWLPEARDAVRAMGEHILAATR; encoded by the coding sequence ATGACCCCGGAGATGGAGCGGGCGCACGCGACGCTGCGCGAGCTGGTGGATGCCCGGTCGGTGGGCACGGTGGAGGCGCAGCGGCAGGCGTACGTGGAGTGGGCCGGGCAGTTCCCCGTGCCGGCGGAAACCGTTGTGGAGCCGTGGGAGTTCGGCGTGTGGGTGCGGACGCCCGAGTCCGAGCCGGACCGGGTCGTGCTGTACCTCCATGGCGGCGCCTACCGGCTCGGCTCGCCGGGCACTCATCGGGCGCTCATGGCCGGGGTGGCGAGCGCCGCTCGGGCGGAGGTCGCGTTCGCTGATTACCCGCTGGCGCCGGAGCACCCGTTCCCGGCGGCCGTCGACTTCGCCCGTGACGCGTACGTCTCGTTGCTGGATCGCTTTGCCGCCAACCGAATCGCCATCGCCGGCGAGTCCGCCGGCGGTGGGCTGGCCGTGGCGTTGCTGCTACGTCTTCGGGACGAGGGTCTCCCGCTGCCGGCTGCCGCTGCTGTCAACTCGCCGTGGGTGGACCTGGAGTGCACCGGGGAATCCATGGCTACCAGGGCATCCCGGGACCCGATGCTCTCCCGGGCCGGTCTGCTCGCGGCCGCCACCGAGTATCTGGCGGGGAAGGCCAGCCCGCTGCACCCGTACGCGTCGCCGATCTACGGCGACCTCACCGGCCTGCCGCCGCTGCTCGTGCAGGTCGGCACCGAGGAGATCCTTCACGACGACGCCGTCGCCCTGGCCGCCAGGGCCGGCGCACGGTTGATCGTCGTCCAGGACGCTCCGCATGTGTGGCACTACTTCACTTCTTGGCTGCCCGAGGCCCGTGACGCCGTTCGGGCCATGGGCGAACACATCCTGGCCGCGACCCGATGA
- a CDS encoding DUF664 domain-containing protein — translation MITREQYLDFFTNALNGMADIVAELGDDLANRRMPLPGANTPYAVLNHSLGAIGYWVGEVVSGRPAHRDRDAEFTASGPVAPLLDRVRDTVGQLAKDVAAAREDTDTAGALLHVYTDVVQHHGQLQIMRDALVATA, via the coding sequence GTGATCACGCGAGAGCAGTACCTCGACTTCTTCACCAACGCGCTCAACGGGATGGCCGACATCGTCGCCGAGCTGGGCGACGACCTGGCCAACCGGCGTATGCCGCTGCCCGGCGCGAACACGCCGTACGCGGTGCTCAACCACAGCCTCGGCGCCATCGGCTACTGGGTCGGCGAGGTCGTCTCCGGCCGCCCCGCGCACCGGGACCGCGATGCCGAGTTCACCGCGTCCGGGCCGGTCGCGCCGCTGCTCGACCGGGTCCGTGACACCGTCGGCCAGCTGGCCAAGGACGTCGCCGCCGCGCGGGAGGACACCGACACCGCCGGCGCGCTGCTGCACGTCTACACCGACGTCGTCCAGCACCACGGCCAGCTGCAGATCATGCGCGACGCCCTCGTCGCCACGGCCTGA
- a CDS encoding ABC transporter permease — translation MRLIDLGDEALAGVASRPVRTALTMLGTFIGITTLVITLGVSATAGNQIAGRFDAVSATGVTVSVPSAPNPGGPPLVSWSGLADLVRLNGVHAAASISELDNTGNPSVRANELHDPNTVSDRALPVVAATAGLPEVVNAALAQGRFFDDGHVKRHDRVAVLGATAAKLLGITRVDDQPAVFVNGQAFTVIGVLGSSGLDLDHALDASVILPYTSAADRLKIGAPTKVLIRTDLGAAPLVAKQAPVALSPNDHGQLQVLAPPDPATLRGGVEHDVNGLFVVLGLVSLVVGAIGIANVTLVTVMERIGEIGLRRSLGARRRHIAAQFLVESGTVGLIGGVIGTSAGIVAVVVISALNGWTPVLDLSLAAGAPVAGALVGLLAGLYPALRAARLEPVDALRSGT, via the coding sequence GTGCGACTGATCGATCTCGGCGACGAGGCACTGGCCGGCGTCGCCTCGCGGCCGGTGCGGACCGCCCTGACCATGCTCGGCACCTTCATCGGCATCACCACGTTGGTGATCACGCTCGGCGTGTCGGCCACCGCCGGCAACCAGATCGCCGGCCGGTTCGACGCGGTCAGCGCGACCGGCGTCACGGTTTCCGTGCCCTCCGCCCCGAATCCCGGCGGGCCGCCGCTGGTGTCGTGGTCCGGCCTCGCGGATCTGGTGCGGCTCAACGGGGTCCACGCGGCGGCGTCCATCTCCGAGCTGGACAACACCGGCAACCCCTCGGTGCGGGCCAACGAGTTGCACGACCCGAACACCGTCAGCGACCGCGCGCTGCCGGTCGTCGCCGCGACGGCCGGGCTGCCCGAGGTGGTGAACGCTGCCCTGGCCCAGGGCCGGTTCTTCGACGACGGGCACGTCAAGCGGCACGACCGGGTGGCCGTTCTCGGGGCCACGGCGGCCAAGCTGCTCGGCATCACACGGGTCGACGACCAGCCGGCGGTGTTCGTCAACGGCCAGGCCTTCACGGTGATCGGCGTCCTCGGCTCGTCCGGGCTGGACCTGGACCACGCCCTGGACGCGTCGGTGATCCTGCCGTACACCTCGGCCGCGGACCGGCTCAAGATCGGCGCCCCGACGAAGGTCCTGATACGCACCGATCTCGGTGCGGCGCCGCTGGTCGCCAAGCAGGCGCCGGTCGCCTTGAGCCCCAACGACCACGGGCAGCTGCAGGTGCTGGCGCCGCCGGACCCGGCGACCCTGCGCGGCGGCGTCGAGCACGACGTGAACGGACTCTTCGTGGTGCTGGGCCTGGTGTCGCTGGTGGTCGGCGCGATCGGCATCGCCAACGTCACGCTGGTGACGGTGATGGAACGCATCGGCGAGATCGGCCTGCGCCGCTCGCTGGGCGCCCGCCGCCGGCACATCGCCGCCCAGTTCCTGGTGGAATCCGGCACGGTCGGGCTGATCGGCGGCGTGATCGGCACCAGCGCCGGCATCGTCGCGGTGGTGGTGATCTCCGCGCTGAACGGTTGGACGCCGGTGCTCGACCTGTCGCTGGCGGCGGGCGCCCCGGTGGCCGGCGCGCTGGTCGGGCTGCTCGCCGGGCTCTACCCGGCGCTACGGGCGGCCCGACTCGAGCCGGTGGACGCGCTGCGATCGGGGACCTAG
- a CDS encoding CGNR zinc finger domain-containing protein, producing the protein MPEPLPVELMNTVRADADLLDDAWLRAVGLPAPDDLDQLRTLRRALRRLAADATDDPREPVDAMTRPDALAALNSLAGSARPELSWPGDGPPARTLRGPAAGVIATLGVELLAGADRGRLRACLAPNCVLYFVKEHTRREWCSPNCGNRARVARHYQRHRQD; encoded by the coding sequence GTGCCGGAACCGCTGCCGGTTGAGCTGATGAACACCGTCCGCGCCGACGCGGACCTCCTCGATGACGCCTGGTTGCGCGCGGTCGGCCTGCCCGCGCCGGACGACCTCGACCAGTTGCGCACGTTGCGCCGCGCGCTGCGGCGGTTGGCCGCCGACGCGACCGATGATCCGCGCGAGCCCGTGGACGCGATGACCCGACCGGACGCCCTCGCCGCCCTCAACTCACTGGCCGGATCGGCCCGGCCGGAGCTGTCCTGGCCGGGCGACGGGCCGCCGGCGCGCACCCTGCGCGGGCCCGCGGCCGGCGTGATCGCGACCCTGGGGGTCGAATTGCTTGCCGGCGCGGATCGCGGCCGGCTGCGCGCCTGTCTCGCGCCGAACTGCGTGCTGTACTTCGTCAAGGAACACACGCGCCGGGAATGGTGCTCGCCGAACTGCGGGAACCGGGCGCGGGTGGCCCGCCACTACCAGCGCCACCGTCAGGACTGA